Proteins co-encoded in one Brassica oleracea var. oleracea cultivar TO1000 chromosome C4, BOL, whole genome shotgun sequence genomic window:
- the LOC106337591 gene encoding putative glucuronosyltransferase PGSIP8, with amino-acid sequence MFPQKKSESQEMDMQRGLVLLCCVLSLLVIKTTAYRERQLLQPHETNIDAANAALAVRERGLKTRRPEHKNAYATMMYMGTPRDYEFYVATRVLIRSLRDLNVEADLVVIASLDVPLRWVETLEEDDGAKVVRVENVDNPYRRQTNFNSRFKLTLNKLYAWALSDYDRVVMLDADNLFLKKTDELFQCGRFCAVFINPCIFHTGLFVLQPSLEVFKDMLHELHVGRENRDGADQGFLVSYFSDLLDQPLFRPPSNGSVLSGHLRLPLGYQMDASYFYLKLRWNIPCGPNSVITFPGAVWLKPWYWWSWPVLPLGISWHEQRRTTVGYSAEMPLAIIQTMFYLGIIVVTRLARPNITKLCYRRSDRNLTTIQAGFKFIALLSVVAAYVFPFFTIPHTIHPLIGWSLYLMASFALSSIPINTLLLPTLPVLTPWIGILGTLLVMAFPWYPDGVVRALSVFGYAFCCAPFVWVAFLKITLHLQVLIEKEVLFPRLGDSGITSGFSKLY; translated from the exons ATGTTCCCTCAAAAAAAATCAGAGTCTCAAGAAATGGATATGCAGAGAGGTTTAGTGTTATTGTGTTGTGTTCTGTCCCTTCTGGTAATAAAAACAACAGCATATCGAGAGAGACAGCTGCTGCAACCGCATGAAACGAATATAGACGCAGCAAACGCGGCGTTGGCCGTAAGGGAACGGGGTTTGAAGACGCGACGGCCGGAGCATAAGAACGCCTACGCAACGATGATGTACATGGGGACGCCAAGGGACTACGAGTTCTATGTGGCGACTCGAGTCTTGATCAGATCGCTGAGAGATCTTAACGTGGAAGCTGATCTTGTCGTCATCGCTTCTCTCGACGTCCCTCTCCGATGGGTTGAGACCTT GGAAGAGGATGATGGGGCTAAAGTAGTGAGAGTTGAAAATGTAGACAACCCATACAGAAGGCAAACTAACTTCAACAGCAGATTCAAGCTTACTCTGAACAAGCTCTACGCTTGGGCATTGTCTGATTACGACCGTGTAGTCATGCTAGATGCCGATAACCTCTTCCTTAAGAAAACCGACGAGCTGTTCCAATGCGGACGCTTCTGCGCGGTCTTCATAAACCCTTGCATCTTCCACACAGGCCTCTTCGTCTTGCAACCGTCGTTGGAAGTGTTCAAGGACATGCTCCATGAGCTACATGTTGGTAGAGAAAATCGTGATGGAGCTGATCAAGGCTTTCTTGTTAGTTACTTCTCTGATCTTCTTGACCAGCCTCTCTTTCGTCCTCCAAGTAATGGCTCTGTGCTCAGTGGCCACTTGCGACTTCCCTTAGGCTACCAAATGGACGCTTCTTATTTCT ATCTTAAACTAAGATGGAACATACCCTGTGGACCAAACAGTGTGATTACATTCCCAGGAGCCGTTTGGTTAAAGCCATGGTACTGGTGGTCATGGCCTGTTCTTCCACTAGGTATCTCATGGCACGAGCAGCGTCGCACCACTGTTGGGTACTCAGCAGAGATGCCTTTGGCCATAATCCAAACAATGTTCTACCTTGGAATCATAGTGGTCACACGACTAGCTCGTCCTAACATAACTAAGCTATGTTATCGCCGTTCTGACCGCAACTTAACAACGATCCAAGCAGGTTTCAAGTTCATCGCGCTTCTCTCTGTAGTAGCAGCCTACGTCTTCCCGTTCTTCACCATCCCTCACACCATACACCCACTCATTGGCTGGTCACTCTACTTGATGGCTTCTTTTGCTCTCTCATCCATACCGATCAACACTCTCCTCCTACCAACGCTACCTGTTCTCACTCCATGGATAGGCATCCTCGGGACGCTCCTCGTCATGGCCTTCCCTTGGTACCCTGATGGAGTGGTGAGAGCATTGTCGGTTTTCGGATACGCATTTTGCTGCGCACCTTTTGTGTGGGTTGCATTCCTCAAGATCACGTTGCATCTCCAGGTTTTGATTGAGAAAGAGGTGTTGTTTCCACGACTGGGAGACTCAGGGATCACTTCTGGCTTCAGTAAATTGTATTAG
- the LOC106337097 gene encoding chaperone protein dnaJ 13 has translation MMGDEAAAARTGPQNRELYALLNLSPEASDEEIRKAYRQWAQVYHPDKSPSPLMKEVAEENFKRICEAYEILSDETKRLIYDLYGMEGLASGLELGPRLSKAEEIKEELQRIKRREEEAKKMAHFMPTGSIVFNLSMPSFLEGDGIMRGMVMASQVQSQLSKDDAVAIAGNLAANQRSGGGIGTVILRRQLSPVSSIEFVASTGLQSLIGMQTTRQLSIHSTATINISKSFSDGSINLTNTWTRQLSETSSGNIELALGMRSGITVGWKKRDENVSAGGDLKIETGGLGASARYTRKLSSKSHGRIAARIGSNALEIEVGGGRKISEFSTVRMMYTIGLKGVFWKLELHRGGQKLIVPVLLSAYISPVFATGAFIVPTSLYFLLKKFVVKPYMQKREKRKALENTEKTYGKVREARASAEKAQQLLQNVATRKKNRQAETGGLIVTKALYGDAKAIEKRHEHMEEEVDSGVIDVTVPMNFLVSDSGELKLHEGVKKSGIMGFCDPCPDQPKQLYVAYTYNSRTFEAIVGDFEELVIPQAGQ, from the exons ATGATGGGCGACGAAGCAGCAGCAGCACGAACCGGTCCCCAGAACAGAGAGCTCTACGCGCTACTGAATCTATCTCCAGAGGCCTCCGACGAAGAAATCAGGAAAGCTTATCGTCAATGGGCTCAAGTCTATCACCCCGACAAGTCCCCGTCTCCTCTG ATGAAGGAGGTAGCTGAGGAGAACTTCAAACGCATATGCGAAGCGTACGAGATACTCTCTGATGAGACTAAGAGGTTGATATATGATTTGTATGGTATGGAAGGGTTGGCTTCGGGGTTGGAGCTTGGTCCTAGGCTGAGTAAGGCCGAGGAGATCAAGGAGGAGCTTCAGAGGATTAAGAGGAGGGAGGAAGAAGCTAAGAAGATGGCTCATTTTATGCCTACTGGTTCTATTGTATTCAATCTGTCTATGCCTAGTTTTTTAGAGGGTGATGGCATCATGAGAGG AATGGTTATGGCTAGTCAAGTGCAGTCTCAGTTATCAAAAGATGATGCTGTTGCGATTGCGGGGAATTTAGCAGCAAATCAAAGGTCTGGTGGTGGAATTGGTACTGTCATTCTGAGACGTCAGCTTTCTCCAGTGTCATCCATAGAGTTCGTCGCTTCAACGGGTCTGCAGTCTCTTATTGGGATGCAGACAACACG TCAGTTGTCCATACATTCGACTGCCACTATCAATATTTCAAAGTCTTTTAGTGATGGTTCCATCAACCTTACCAACACGTGGACTCGTCAGCTTTCAGAAACTTCAAGCGGAAAT ATTGAACTGGCACTGGGTATGCGATCAGGAATTACAGTAGGATGGAAAAAGAGAGACGAGAATGTATCTGCTGGTGGTGATTTGAAG ATTGAGACTGGCGGACTCGGAGCATCAGCTCGTTATACCCGTAAACTTTCATCCAAGTCTCACGGTCGAATTGCTGCTAGAATTGGAAG CAATGCTCTTGAGATTGAGGTCGGTGGTGGAAGGAAGATATCTGAGTTCAGTACCGTAAGAATGATGTATACAATAGGACTCAAG GGTGTTTTTTGGAAACTAGAGCTACACCGTGGTGGTCAAAAGCTGATTGTTCCT GTTCTGCTCTCCGCATATATAAGTCCAGTATTTGCCACCGGAGCATTCATTGTTCCAACATCTCTTTACTTTTTGTTAAAG AAATTTGTGGTGAAGCCGTATATGCAGAAAAGAGAAAAACGTAAGGCCTTGGAGAATACGGAGAAAACTTATGGCAAG GTTCGGGAAGCAAGGGCGTCAGCTGAGAAAGCCCAGCAATTGCTACAAAACGTAGCCACAAGGAAGAAAAACCGGCAAGCTGAAACAGGCGGGCTCATAGTAACAAAGGCCTTGTACGGTGACGCAAAGGCCATAGAGAAAAGACACGAACACATGGAAGAAGAGGTGGATTCGGGAGTCATTGACGTGACAGTGCCCATGAACTTCCTTGTGAGTGACTCCGGGGAGCTCAAGCTCCATGAAGGAGTGAAGAAATCAGGGATCATGGGCTTTTGCGATCCATGTCCCGATCAACCTAAGCAGCTATACGTTGCCTATACTTACAATTCTCGTACTTTTGAGGCAATTGTGGGTGACTTTGAAGAATTGGTTATACCACAAGCTGGCCAGTGA
- the LOC106341058 gene encoding copper transport protein CCH: MQAMRLRTLMLCEELSLPSFQVIVVNADVGCDHCQDRVSKIVSKMNGIEEYVVDVKNKQVMARGNFKPRLVSHQQVKNVTSQTLSQNAKRFFRPLNLFLRSIFSICLCPNTL, encoded by the exons ATGCAGGCCATGCGGCTGCGCACCCTCATGCTCTGTGAGGAACTCTCACTTCCTTCG TTTCAAGTTATAGTGGTAAACGCAGATGTGGGATGTGACCATTGTCAAGACAGAGTCTCTAAGATTGTCTCCAAGATGAACG GAATAGAAGAATATGTGGTTGATGTCAAGAACAAGCAGGTCATGGCACGAGGTAACTTTAAACCACGTTTGGTTTCTCATCAACAAGTGAAGAACGTCACCTCTCAAACTCTCTCCCAGAACGCCAAACGCTTTTTCCGACCACTTAACCTCTTCCTTCGCTCAATATTCTCCATTTGTTTATGTCCAAATACACTTTAA
- the LOC106339565 gene encoding probable inositol transporter 3: MVERGIAKEIRLTEVWRTTWETPYIMRLALSAGIGGLLFGYDTGVIAGALLYIREEFQVVDDKRWLQEMIVSMTVAGAIVGAAVGGWYNDRFGRKTSILIADVLFMVGAVVMALAPAPWVIIVGRVLVGFGVGMASMTSPLYISEMSPARIRGALVSTNGLLITGGQFLSYLINLAFIHTPGTWRWMLGVSAVPAIIQFCLMLTLPESPRWLYRNDMKAESRDVLERIYPAEEVEAEIAALKESVMAEKADEDIIGHTFYAKLKGALSNPVVRHGLAAGITVQVAQQFVGINTVMYYSPTILQFAGYASNKTAMALSLITSGLNALGSIVSMMLVDRYGRRKLMIISMFGIISCLVILAAVFSETSKQAPKIDTRDSISFAPNGTCHAFAPYIASKASPSNWNCMNCLRSHCGFCSNKAQEYAPGACIVLSTDMKSLCHSKGRTYFKDGCPSKFGYLAIIFLGLYIIAYAPGMGTVPWIVNSEIYPLRYRGLAGGIAAVSNWSSNLVVSETFLTLTHEVGSSGTFLLFAVSSATGLVFIWMLVPETKGLQFEEVEKLLEDGIRPSLFRRMSRAKEVDTS; encoded by the exons ATGGTTGAACGTGGAATAGCTAAGGAGATACGTTTGACAGAGGTGTGGAGGACAACATGGGAGACACCTTACATCATGAGGCTAGCTCTCTCTGCCGGTATAGGAGGTCTCCTCTTCGGCTACGACACTGGGGTTATCGCGGGAGCTCTCCTTTACATCAGAGAGGAGTTTCAAGTAGTTGACGACAAGAGATGGCTCCAGGAAATGATTGTGAGCATGACCGTGGCTGGAGCTATTGTCGGAGCCGCTGTAGGAGGATGGTACAACGACAGGTTTGGTCGGAAGACGTCTATTCTCATTGCTGACGTTCTCTTTATGGTTGGTGCTGTTGTGATGGCCCTTGCTCCTGCACCGTGGGTCATCATCGTAGGTAGAGTCTTGGTGGGTTTTGGAGTTGGTATGGCTTCTATGACTTCACCTCTTTACATCTCAGAGATGTCTCCAGCGAGAATCAGAGGCGCGTTGGTTAGTACCAATGGACTTCTTATTACGGGAGGACAGTTTCTATCTTATCTCATCAACCTCGCCTTCATCCAT ACACCAGGGACATGGAGGTGGATGTTGGGAGTCTCAGCGGTTCCAGCAATCATCCAGTTCTGCTTAATGCTGACACTACCAGAGTCTCCACGTTGGCTTTACAGAAACGACATGAAGGCTGAGTCAAGAGACGTCCTCGAGAGAATCTACCCCGCAGAGGAAGTTGAAGCTGAGATAGCTGCACTCAAAGAGTCAGTCATGGCAGAGAAGGCTGATGAGGACATCATCGGCCACACCTTCTACGCTAAACTCAAAGGCGCTCTCTCTAACCCCGTCGTCCGCCACGGCCTTGCAGCTGGTATCACCGTCCAGGTGGCACAGCAGTTTGTGGGAATCAACACGGTCATGTACTATAGTCCCACTATACTTCAGTTCGCAGGCTACGCCTCGAACAAGACAGCTATGGCTCTGTCCCTTATAACCTCTGGTCTCAATGCGTTGGGGTCGATAGTGAGTATGATGTTGGTAGACCGTTATGGCCGGCGCAAGCTTATGATCATTTCCATGTTTGGTATCATATCTTGTCTTGTCATTTTGGCGGCCGTATTCTCTGAAACCTCAAAGCAAGCTCCTAAGATTGATACGAGAGACTCCATAAGTTTTGCGCCGAATGGTACTTGTCACGCATTTGCTCCCTACATAGCCTCAAAGGCTTCTCCATCTAACTGGAACTGTATGAACTGTCTTAGATCACATTGTGGATTCTGCTCCAACAAAGCACAAGAG TATGCACCTGGAGCATGTATTGTTCTATCTACTGACATGAAGTCATTGTGCCACTCTAAAGGAAGAACATACTTCAAAGACGGATGCCCCAGCAAGTTCGGGTACTTAGCCATAATCTTCCTCGGCCTCTACATCATCGCCTACGCTCCCGGTATGGGGACAGTGCCATGGATTGTCAACTCTGAGATATACCCTCTTCGCTACAGAGGTCTGGCAGGAGGAATAGCTGCAGTATCAAACTGGTCGTCGAATCTTGTCGTGAGTGAGACATTCCTGACGTTGACTCACGAGGTTGGTTCATCAGGAACGTTCCTTCTCTTTGCAGTGTCCTCAGCAACAGGGTTGGTCTTTATATGGATGCTTGTGCCTGAGACCAAAGGGCTTCAGTTTGAGGAAGTGGAGAAGTTGTTGGAAGACGGGATTAGGCCTAGCTTGTTCCGACGGATGTCTAGAGCTAAAGAAGTGGATACGTCTTAG